The following are encoded in a window of Arthrobacter sp. NicSoilB4 genomic DNA:
- a CDS encoding FCD domain-containing protein: MKTPKAESSADLHSVLVQNLGLAIAEGTLAPHSILRLDELEAQHSVSRSVVREATRVLSSKGMLESRRRLGTVVQPEESWNAYDPQVIRWRLASGRRLEQLQALNELRGAIEPQAARLAAGRASLDAGSDLVAQAARLWAAGQRGDHDEFLRLDIEFHAAVLKASGNAMFSQLHNLVTEVLTGRTEHGLMPHLPHHEALQLHVDVASAIQRGEANAAHAAMSRIVEQSTEEMGDIWSSHQGGPAA; this comes from the coding sequence ATGAAAACCCCAAAGGCGGAGTCCTCGGCTGACCTGCATTCCGTGCTGGTCCAAAACCTGGGGCTCGCTATTGCCGAGGGGACCCTGGCGCCGCACTCGATCCTGCGCCTGGACGAGCTCGAGGCGCAGCACAGCGTCTCCCGCTCTGTGGTCCGCGAGGCCACACGGGTACTCTCCTCCAAGGGCATGCTGGAATCACGACGGCGGCTGGGCACTGTGGTGCAGCCGGAAGAGTCCTGGAACGCCTACGATCCGCAGGTGATCCGCTGGCGGCTGGCCTCCGGCAGGCGGCTGGAGCAGCTGCAGGCGCTCAATGAACTCCGCGGCGCCATCGAGCCCCAGGCTGCGCGACTCGCCGCCGGCCGGGCCTCCCTGGACGCCGGCAGCGACCTCGTCGCGCAGGCGGCGCGGCTCTGGGCGGCGGGCCAGCGCGGGGACCACGACGAGTTCCTCCGGCTGGACATTGAATTCCACGCCGCAGTGCTCAAGGCCTCCGGCAACGCCATGTTTTCCCAGCTGCACAACCTCGTCACCGAGGTCCTGACGGGGCGCACCGAGCACGGCCTGATGCCGCACCTGCCGCACCATGAAGCGCTTCAGCTGCACGTGGATGTGGCCAGCGCCATCCAGCGCGGCGAGGCGAACGCTGCCCACGCCGCGATGAGCCGGATCGTGGAGCAGTCCACCGAGGAAATGGGCGACATCTGGTCCAGCCACCAGGGCGGCCCCGCCGCCTAA
- a CDS encoding NAD(P)-dependent oxidoreductase, whose product MRVAVTGGSGKLGRSVVRRLSEDGHEVTNLDRTGTRGRGFTEVDLRDYGQVVDVFLGLEDRHAGFDAVVHLAAIPAPGHAPDAATFENNMLSTYNVFQAARRAGIKRIVYASSETVLGLPFDVDPPYVPVDEEYPARPESTYSLVKHLEEQMAIQLTRWDTELSITGLRFSNVMDPEDYEEFPGFDADARLRKWNLWGYIDGRDGAQAVARALEHGTPGFEAFIIANADTVMSRSSASLAAEVFPDVPVAKELGEHETLLSIDKAKRLLGYAPEHSWRNYHPLRTTPTED is encoded by the coding sequence ATGAGAGTTGCTGTTACCGGAGGAAGCGGAAAACTCGGCCGGAGCGTCGTCCGGCGGCTGAGCGAGGACGGCCACGAGGTCACGAACCTGGACCGCACCGGCACGCGCGGACGCGGTTTCACCGAGGTGGACCTGCGCGACTACGGCCAGGTGGTGGATGTGTTCCTTGGCCTGGAGGACCGGCACGCGGGGTTCGACGCGGTGGTGCACCTGGCCGCGATCCCGGCTCCCGGCCATGCCCCGGACGCGGCGACATTCGAGAACAACATGCTGTCCACGTACAACGTGTTCCAGGCGGCCCGCCGGGCCGGGATCAAGAGGATTGTCTACGCCTCCAGTGAGACGGTGCTGGGACTGCCGTTCGACGTCGACCCTCCCTATGTCCCGGTGGATGAGGAATACCCGGCCCGACCGGAGAGCACCTACTCCCTCGTCAAGCACCTCGAGGAGCAGATGGCGATCCAGCTCACCCGCTGGGATACGGAGTTGAGCATCACCGGCTTGCGCTTCTCGAACGTGATGGACCCGGAGGACTATGAGGAGTTCCCTGGCTTCGACGCCGACGCGCGGCTGCGCAAGTGGAACCTCTGGGGCTATATCGACGGCCGGGACGGCGCCCAGGCGGTGGCCCGTGCCCTGGAACACGGCACGCCGGGGTTCGAGGCGTTCATCATCGCCAACGCGGACACCGTGATGAGCCGTTCCAGCGCCAGCCTCGCCGCGGAGGTGTTCCCGGACGTGCCCGTGGCCAAGGAGCTCGGCGAGCACGAAACCCTGCTCTCGATCGACAAGGCAAAGCGCCTGCTCGGCTACGCGCCGGAGCACAGCTGGCGGAACTACCACCCGCTGCGCACCACACCGACCGAAGACTGA
- a CDS encoding universal stress protein, whose translation MNADQRIVVGVDGSDFSTTALRLAGRMAGALNAPLDVVTCLGTSDLFLASHLPEESSPTTTQLEETAKRLVDEALDRAFGGAVPERLTRTVKFGSPAKVLVEDSRDAQLLVVGRRGRGGFLEQVMGSVSGACVAHAHCPVLVVGEGAGKQQPS comes from the coding sequence ATGAACGCTGATCAGCGGATAGTCGTGGGTGTGGACGGTTCGGACTTTTCGACGACGGCGCTCCGGCTCGCCGGGCGCATGGCCGGTGCCCTGAACGCGCCGCTGGACGTCGTCACGTGCCTCGGCACCTCGGACCTCTTCCTGGCCTCGCACCTGCCCGAGGAAAGCTCCCCCACCACCACCCAGCTTGAAGAGACGGCCAAACGCCTCGTCGACGAGGCTCTGGACCGTGCCTTCGGCGGCGCCGTTCCGGAGCGCCTGACCCGGACCGTAAAGTTCGGATCCCCGGCCAAGGTCCTGGTTGAGGACAGCAGGGACGCCCAGCTCCTGGTAGTCGGCCGGCGCGGCCGTGGCGGCTTCCTCGAACAGGTCATGGGATCGGTCAGCGGCGCCTGCGTGGCCCATGCCCACTGCCCGGTGCTCGTCGTCGGTGAGGGCGCGGGCAAACAACAACCGAGCTGA
- a CDS encoding SRPBCC family protein, whose product MSRSPASLRLRGPVAALAAAAAAACYVLAVRPRMLNWGASTQEAAGPLPGDELVRAPRMQSTRAVTISAPAAGIWPWLVQLGAGRGGMYSYDLLENAAGPGIRSADRILPEHQRLDVGDVIPLGPDVGIPVRRLETGSVLALGGTVDPRTGKITSAVAAPAGPRLELGWTFILQPVDPGTTRLLSRTRYDYSPLAVGLVLRPVLEPLQFIMERRMLLGIKSRAEARGR is encoded by the coding sequence ATGAGCCGGTCCCCTGCATCCCTCCGGCTCCGCGGGCCGGTGGCTGCCCTTGCCGCGGCGGCCGCCGCGGCCTGCTACGTCCTGGCCGTCCGGCCCCGGATGCTGAACTGGGGTGCCAGCACCCAGGAGGCTGCCGGGCCGCTTCCGGGCGACGAGCTCGTTCGCGCGCCCCGGATGCAGAGCACACGCGCGGTCACCATCAGCGCGCCGGCCGCGGGCATCTGGCCCTGGCTCGTCCAGCTGGGCGCCGGCCGCGGAGGAATGTACAGCTACGACCTGCTCGAGAACGCGGCTGGCCCTGGCATCCGCAGCGCGGACCGGATCCTGCCCGAACACCAGAGGCTCGACGTCGGCGACGTCATCCCGCTGGGCCCCGACGTCGGGATTCCGGTCCGGCGCCTGGAGACGGGCTCCGTGCTGGCTCTCGGCGGCACCGTGGATCCGCGCACCGGAAAAATCACCTCAGCCGTCGCCGCACCCGCAGGCCCGCGGCTGGAACTCGGCTGGACGTTCATCCTGCAACCCGTCGACCCGGGCACCACGCGGCTGTTGTCCCGTACGCGCTACGACTATTCGCCCTTGGCCGTAGGCCTGGTCCTCCGCCCGGTTCTGGAGCCCCTGCAGTTCATCATGGAACGGCGCATGCTGCTGGGCATCAAATCCAGGGCCGAGGCGCGGGGCCGATAA
- a CDS encoding phosphoribosyltransferase has protein sequence MSIFEDRVDAGRQLGRRLAELRGQDIVVLGLPRGGVPVAFEVAAALDAPLDVIVVRKLGLPYQPELAMGAIGEGGARVLEERVLAHARVSETELQAVEDHERAVLENRVLRFRKGRTREDLTGRIAVIVDDGIATGSTARVACRVARQLGAARVILAVPVAPADTLGSLTEPDEVVCLATPRQFSAVGYHYRDFSPTEDDEVVKLLDAAAKRLRNSPPASRKAVPATAGTAAPAEIDEEVEIPSRGVRLQGQLHLPVPAKGIVLFAHGSGSSRHSPRNRYVAGMLQQAGLGTLLLDLLTPAEERNRANVFDIELLARRLSSATDWLATRRDTASCTIGYFGASTGAGAALWAASEPTARIDAVVSRGGRPDLAGPRLSAVRAPTLLIVGSFDHEVLELNRKAKSMMRCPNQLAVVQGATHLFEEPGTLAAAAILARDWFVDYLLQAEAGPLT, from the coding sequence ATGAGCATCTTCGAAGACAGGGTCGACGCCGGGCGGCAACTGGGACGGCGGCTCGCGGAACTGCGTGGCCAGGACATCGTGGTCCTGGGCCTGCCCCGCGGCGGCGTCCCGGTCGCATTCGAAGTCGCCGCCGCCCTTGACGCGCCGCTGGACGTGATCGTTGTCCGGAAACTGGGACTTCCCTACCAGCCCGAGCTCGCCATGGGCGCCATCGGGGAGGGCGGCGCCCGGGTGCTGGAAGAACGCGTATTGGCCCATGCCCGGGTCAGCGAGACGGAGTTACAGGCTGTCGAGGACCACGAACGCGCCGTGCTGGAGAACCGCGTGCTCCGGTTCCGGAAAGGCAGGACCCGCGAGGACCTCACCGGCCGTATCGCCGTGATCGTCGACGACGGAATCGCCACTGGATCCACGGCCAGGGTCGCCTGCCGGGTCGCCCGGCAGCTTGGCGCCGCGAGGGTCATCCTGGCGGTACCGGTGGCCCCCGCCGACACCCTCGGCAGCCTGACCGAGCCCGACGAGGTGGTCTGCCTCGCCACACCGCGCCAGTTCTCCGCGGTCGGCTACCACTACAGGGATTTTTCGCCCACCGAGGACGACGAGGTGGTGAAGTTGCTCGACGCCGCCGCCAAGCGACTGCGGAACTCGCCGCCGGCGTCCCGCAAGGCCGTTCCGGCCACGGCCGGAACGGCGGCCCCCGCAGAGATCGACGAGGAAGTCGAGATCCCGTCGCGAGGGGTGCGGCTCCAGGGCCAGCTGCACTTGCCGGTCCCTGCCAAGGGCATCGTGTTGTTCGCGCACGGCAGCGGCAGCAGCCGCCACAGCCCCCGGAACAGGTACGTGGCAGGGATGCTCCAACAGGCCGGGCTCGGAACGCTGCTGCTGGATCTGCTGACGCCGGCGGAGGAACGGAACCGTGCCAACGTTTTCGACATCGAACTGTTGGCCCGCCGGCTGTCCTCGGCCACGGACTGGCTGGCCACCCGGCGGGATACGGCCTCCTGCACAATTGGCTATTTCGGCGCCAGCACGGGTGCCGGGGCCGCGCTCTGGGCCGCCTCTGAACCAACCGCCCGGATCGACGCCGTCGTCTCCCGAGGCGGACGCCCCGATCTTGCCGGGCCGCGGCTTTCCGCCGTCAGGGCGCCGACGCTGCTCATCGTGGGCAGCTTCGACCACGAGGTCCTGGAACTCAACCGCAAGGCGAAGTCCATGATGCGGTGCCCCAACCAGCTGGCCGTCGTTCAGGGCGCCACGCATCTGTTTGAGGAGCCCGGCACGCTGGCGGCGGCCGCCATCCTCGCCCGGGACTGGTTCGTCGACTACCTGTTGCAGGCCGAAGCCGGTCCCCTGACGTAG
- a CDS encoding GAF and ANTAR domain-containing protein yields MVSESTATSTNQDLHELVLNSSDVEEFLRELARVSARSLSEPGDEILCGITLFRHRKAATVASSSAAAQAMDEIQYAFGDGPCVTASREQETVHIPELEDCDRWPQYAATVRGHGVRSILAVPFLLDGDTRAALNLYSRRPGRFDGRALELARDFVGQTSLALRLAVRFAHYIDTAADLKATLESRTSIDVAVGIIMAQNRCSQAEAFELLKSASSARNVKLHMVAAGLVESLGQGPIRTHFEV; encoded by the coding sequence GTGGTTAGCGAATCAACCGCAACTTCAACCAACCAAGACCTGCATGAACTGGTGCTCAACAGCTCCGACGTCGAGGAGTTCCTGCGCGAGTTGGCGCGCGTTTCCGCGCGCAGCCTCTCGGAACCCGGCGACGAGATCCTGTGCGGCATCACGCTTTTCCGGCACCGGAAAGCGGCAACAGTTGCGAGCAGCAGCGCGGCAGCCCAGGCCATGGATGAAATCCAGTACGCCTTCGGCGACGGCCCATGCGTGACGGCGTCCCGGGAACAGGAGACCGTACACATCCCGGAACTGGAGGACTGCGACCGGTGGCCGCAGTACGCCGCCACGGTCCGGGGCCACGGCGTGCGTTCCATCCTGGCCGTGCCCTTCCTGCTTGACGGAGACACCCGCGCCGCCCTGAACCTCTACTCGCGACGGCCTGGCCGTTTCGACGGCCGGGCTCTGGAACTCGCCCGGGACTTCGTGGGCCAGACGTCTTTGGCGTTGCGGCTGGCGGTGCGTTTTGCCCACTACATCGACACGGCAGCGGACCTCAAGGCCACACTGGAGAGCCGGACCAGCATCGACGTTGCTGTGGGCATCATCATGGCGCAGAACCGCTGCAGCCAGGCCGAGGCGTTCGAACTGCTCAAGTCAGCCTCAAGTGCCCGCAACGTGAAGCTGCACATGGTGGCCGCCGGGCTCGTGGAGTCGCTTGGCCAAGGCCCCATCCGCACGCACTTCGAGGTCTAG
- a CDS encoding alpha/beta hydrolase: MSGVLQTSRWWVQDYLYAARRQILSAVSRSRPEEFLSGTGRPVVVIPGVYEDWRFMLPLVQRLHEAGHPVHVLALLHRNRLAVPKAADLIAGYIRDRDLTNAMIVAHSKGGLIGKFVMMQLDPERRIAGMVAVCSPFSGSRYASFMLLPSLRAFSPRNAVTMQLSREERINKRIISVYGGFDPHIPEGSVLPGARNIHLDTAGHFRILAHEDTVRTVLDAAAEEPYADPAEPLETST; this comes from the coding sequence ATGAGCGGCGTCCTGCAAACCTCCCGCTGGTGGGTCCAGGACTACCTCTATGCCGCGCGGCGGCAGATCCTCAGCGCCGTCTCACGGAGCAGGCCGGAGGAGTTCCTCAGCGGCACGGGCCGGCCCGTCGTCGTGATTCCCGGGGTCTACGAGGATTGGCGCTTTATGCTGCCGCTGGTCCAGCGGCTGCATGAAGCGGGCCACCCGGTGCATGTGCTGGCATTGCTGCATCGGAACCGGCTCGCAGTGCCCAAGGCCGCGGATCTGATCGCCGGCTACATCCGGGATCGTGACCTGACCAACGCGATGATCGTGGCCCACAGCAAGGGCGGGCTGATCGGCAAGTTCGTGATGATGCAGCTGGACCCGGAACGCCGGATCGCCGGCATGGTGGCGGTCTGCTCACCGTTCTCAGGCTCGCGCTATGCCTCGTTCATGCTGCTGCCGAGCCTGCGTGCCTTCTCCCCACGGAATGCCGTGACCATGCAGCTTTCCCGCGAGGAACGCATCAACAAACGCATCATCTCGGTGTACGGCGGCTTCGACCCGCATATTCCCGAGGGCAGTGTCCTGCCGGGCGCACGGAATATCCACCTGGACACTGCCGGGCACTTCCGGATCCTGGCCCACGAGGACACAGTCCGCACCGTCCTGGACGCGGCCGCAGAAGAGCCCTACGCCGATCCTGCCGAGCCTCTGGAGACCTCGACCTAG
- a CDS encoding alpha/beta hydrolase, producing MSRPDRFEIEAAGQLGHVFVSKVQSGPLPARPAVVLIHGIGVSHRYLRRLHGLLAETGDTYSIDLPGFGGTPRPRRALSVADHATYILGALEQLGVLESVIVGHSMGSQFALEAALQQPGRISQLVMMGPVVDSKRRSVLQQALALGRDSLLFESPSSNALVFTDYLRCGPTWYLKNLRVMMDYRTEERISGVAVPVLVMRGANDPVASADWCRRLAGRAARALLLEIEGAGHVVQHNRAADVAEAILDFAGTHATAREASRENPA from the coding sequence ATGAGCAGGCCCGACCGCTTCGAGATTGAGGCCGCAGGCCAGCTCGGCCATGTTTTTGTCTCGAAGGTCCAGAGCGGCCCCTTGCCCGCGCGCCCCGCCGTCGTACTCATCCACGGAATCGGCGTCTCGCACCGTTACCTCCGCCGGCTGCACGGGCTGCTGGCTGAAACCGGCGACACCTACTCGATCGACCTGCCCGGTTTCGGCGGGACCCCAAGGCCCCGCCGCGCCCTCTCGGTCGCTGACCACGCCACCTACATTCTCGGCGCCCTGGAGCAGCTTGGGGTCCTGGAGTCCGTGATCGTTGGTCATTCGATGGGAAGCCAGTTCGCGCTCGAGGCCGCACTGCAGCAGCCGGGCAGGATTTCCCAATTGGTCATGATGGGTCCGGTGGTCGATTCGAAGCGCCGCTCCGTCCTGCAGCAGGCACTCGCACTGGGCCGTGACAGCCTCCTCTTCGAAAGCCCCTCCTCGAACGCCCTCGTCTTCACGGACTACCTCCGCTGCGGGCCCACGTGGTACCTGAAAAACCTGCGCGTCATGATGGACTACCGCACCGAGGAGCGGATCTCCGGGGTTGCGGTGCCGGTCCTCGTGATGCGCGGCGCTAACGACCCGGTCGCGTCCGCGGACTGGTGCCGCCGGTTGGCCGGGCGGGCTGCGCGGGCCCTGCTGCTTGAAATCGAGGGCGCCGGCCACGTGGTGCAGCACAACCGCGCGGCTGACGTGGCCGAGGCGATCCTGGACTTCGCCGGGACCCACGCAACGGCCAGGGAAGCGTCCCGGGAGAATCCGGCATGA
- a CDS encoding VOC family protein — translation MTTLNPYLSFRDNAKEAMTFYQSVFGGELNISTFGEYHASEDPAEQDKIMHAMLTTDKGMVLMGADTPNGMDYTPGSSISVSVSGSDEAELRGYFDNLADGGRVTVPMEKAPWGDVFGMCTDKFGTDWLVNVGAEPGQA, via the coding sequence ATGACCACGCTTAACCCGTACTTGAGCTTCCGCGACAACGCCAAGGAGGCCATGACCTTTTACCAGTCCGTATTCGGCGGTGAACTGAACATCAGCACTTTCGGCGAATACCACGCCAGCGAAGACCCCGCCGAGCAGGACAAGATCATGCACGCCATGCTGACCACTGACAAGGGCATGGTGCTGATGGGGGCGGACACTCCCAACGGCATGGACTACACGCCCGGCAGCAGCATCTCCGTGTCAGTGAGCGGCTCCGACGAGGCCGAACTGCGCGGTTACTTCGACAACCTCGCCGACGGCGGAAGGGTGACGGTGCCGATGGAGAAGGCGCCATGGGGAGACGTCTTCGGCATGTGCACGGACAAGTTCGGCACTGACTGGCTGGTCAACGTCGGCGCCGAGCCGGGCCAGGCCTAG
- a CDS encoding type 1 glutamine amidotransferase domain-containing protein, whose translation MSQHNIAGKKVAFLLTDGVEQVELTSPWNAVKEAGGEPFLVAPKSGKLQGFDGTEKGQKFNVDLTAAEASAADFDALVIPGGVVNADHLRANKDAQAFTRAFFEQHKPVASICHGPWVLIDAGVINGRNVTSYHTLQTDLRNAGANWSDQEVVVDRGLVTSRTPRDLPAFNGKLLEEIAEGVHPGQTA comes from the coding sequence ATGTCACAACACAATATTGCCGGTAAGAAAGTCGCCTTCCTGCTCACGGACGGCGTGGAGCAAGTGGAACTGACCAGCCCCTGGAACGCCGTGAAGGAAGCCGGCGGCGAGCCCTTCCTGGTAGCGCCCAAGAGCGGGAAGCTCCAGGGATTCGACGGCACCGAAAAGGGGCAGAAGTTCAATGTCGATCTCACCGCCGCCGAAGCCAGCGCCGCCGATTTCGACGCCCTGGTGATCCCCGGGGGCGTCGTCAACGCGGACCACCTCCGCGCCAACAAGGACGCCCAGGCCTTCACCCGGGCCTTCTTCGAGCAGCACAAGCCGGTGGCCTCGATCTGCCACGGCCCGTGGGTCCTGATCGACGCCGGCGTCATCAACGGCCGGAATGTCACGTCGTACCACACGCTCCAGACCGATCTGAGGAACGCCGGAGCCAACTGGAGCGACCAGGAAGTGGTGGTGGACCGGGGCCTGGTGACCAGCCGGACCCCTCGCGATCTTCCCGCGTTCAACGGCAAGCTGCTGGAAGAGATCGCAGAGGGCGTGCACCCCGGACAGACTGCCTAG
- a CDS encoding glycosyltransferase, with translation MSTLQKYSSGPTEHPRSHDLQREARVQSRAGLASWAGQLGTPGPESPRSRRMAHIGGIAAIGSLAIYLTWRLAFTLPAGGWNLAVALVLVAFEALPLGGLILKAITLWNIDSHAPPPVDEAPLGQKVAVLIPTYNEPVEVLAPTVAAACALEPAHETWVLDDGDRPWVADMCAAFGARYVSRPQHDHAKAGNMNHALDLMAAEAEAGQARIDIIAVLDCDHVPLPTFLTATLGWFADEEIALVQGPQAFYNSGAFDDDGISGEQGMFFNVLMTARNSAGAGPFWCGSTSLLRVKALREVGGVATETITEDMHTTLKLIRIGWKTVYHHQTLAVGLAPATADQYLLQRRRWGMGAMQILTHERLWAAKSWMSWRNFHEYLNGTLWWLEGIATLVAFLIPMLVMVSGAQTSTAGPVEFLAAFVAMFCTRLWGSKRLMRHQIHWPTAFALRIFRVPVGLACLWWLISRQSLEFQVTPKGATDARLRGRTPQVLNVLVVVVAAVILYAAAGVAGWVPWATSPGSTAAAGAWLLLAGVVLVLGTRRIRASEYATSRRNGHRIALQAPVAIDGIEGRLLDISMGGAAVSFDRGVLREGQRVQLALPGAAPVALDVVRVWDGADGSETSSLRAADGDWNTYRALSLWIFQTPNNAIPGFPPGVPAAASLRIA, from the coding sequence ATGTCAACGCTCCAGAAGTACTCCTCCGGCCCGACCGAACACCCGCGGAGCCATGATCTTCAGCGTGAGGCCAGGGTGCAATCCCGCGCGGGGTTGGCATCGTGGGCTGGCCAGCTGGGGACCCCGGGTCCCGAGTCTCCGCGCTCCCGCCGGATGGCCCACATCGGCGGCATCGCAGCGATCGGGTCGCTGGCCATCTACCTGACCTGGCGCCTGGCGTTCACCCTGCCCGCGGGAGGGTGGAACCTGGCCGTCGCCCTTGTCCTGGTGGCTTTTGAGGCACTCCCCCTCGGCGGATTGATCCTGAAGGCCATCACCCTGTGGAACATCGATAGTCACGCGCCGCCACCCGTGGACGAGGCTCCCCTGGGCCAGAAGGTCGCGGTGCTCATCCCGACCTACAACGAGCCCGTCGAAGTCCTCGCCCCGACCGTCGCCGCGGCATGCGCGCTCGAGCCTGCCCACGAAACCTGGGTGCTGGACGACGGCGACCGGCCGTGGGTGGCGGACATGTGCGCGGCTTTCGGGGCCAGGTATGTCAGCCGTCCGCAGCACGACCACGCCAAAGCCGGCAACATGAACCACGCCCTGGACCTCATGGCGGCTGAGGCGGAGGCCGGCCAAGCGCGGATCGACATCATCGCCGTACTGGACTGCGACCACGTGCCCCTCCCGACGTTCCTCACCGCCACCCTGGGCTGGTTCGCCGATGAGGAGATCGCACTGGTCCAGGGGCCGCAAGCGTTCTACAACTCCGGGGCCTTCGACGACGACGGCATTTCCGGGGAACAGGGAATGTTCTTCAACGTGCTGATGACGGCCCGCAACTCGGCAGGAGCCGGTCCGTTCTGGTGCGGTTCCACCTCCCTGCTGCGGGTGAAGGCGCTGCGCGAGGTGGGCGGCGTGGCCACGGAGACCATCACGGAGGACATGCACACCACACTCAAGCTCATCCGGATCGGCTGGAAAACCGTGTACCACCACCAAACCCTCGCGGTGGGCCTGGCGCCGGCGACGGCGGACCAGTACCTGCTTCAGCGGCGGCGCTGGGGCATGGGTGCCATGCAGATCCTGACCCACGAGAGGCTCTGGGCAGCGAAAAGCTGGATGTCCTGGCGGAACTTCCATGAATACCTGAATGGGACTCTGTGGTGGCTCGAGGGCATCGCCACGCTGGTGGCGTTCCTGATCCCGATGCTGGTCATGGTCTCTGGAGCGCAGACCTCCACGGCCGGCCCGGTGGAGTTCCTGGCGGCCTTCGTCGCCATGTTCTGCACGCGCCTTTGGGGCTCAAAACGGCTGATGCGGCACCAGATCCACTGGCCGACGGCGTTCGCCCTGCGGATTTTTCGTGTGCCGGTGGGGCTCGCGTGCCTCTGGTGGCTGATATCCCGCCAATCCCTGGAGTTCCAGGTCACGCCCAAGGGCGCAACAGACGCCCGGCTGCGCGGCCGCACACCCCAGGTGCTGAACGTCCTGGTTGTCGTTGTGGCCGCAGTCATCCTGTACGCCGCGGCCGGCGTAGCGGGGTGGGTGCCGTGGGCGACCAGCCCGGGGTCCACCGCGGCGGCCGGCGCCTGGCTGCTGCTGGCCGGCGTCGTACTGGTGCTGGGAACACGCCGGATCCGGGCATCCGAATACGCTACCTCGCGCAGAAACGGCCACCGCATAGCCCTCCAAGCGCCAGTAGCGATTGACGGAATCGAGGGGAGGCTCCTGGACATCTCCATGGGAGGAGCGGCCGTGAGCTTCGATCGGGGAGTGCTGCGGGAAGGGCAGCGCGTCCAGCTGGCGCTTCCCGGCGCGGCGCCAGTCGCTCTGGACGTCGTTCGGGTTTGGGATGGCGCCGACGGCTCGGAAACATCGTCTCTTCGGGCCGCGGATGGCGACTGGAACACGTACCGCGCCCTGTCATTGTGGATCTTCCAAACGCCC